In Lycium ferocissimum isolate CSIRO_LF1 chromosome 7, AGI_CSIRO_Lferr_CH_V1, whole genome shotgun sequence, the sequence GTTTTTTACTTTGATGCTAAAATAGGTTTCAGTTACGAAGTATTTACTATGCAAGGCAATTGacctttttgcccttcaaatatATAAGCTCGTGTTTTCTATGATAACGCGATACAAATAAACTTTAACAAGTTGGATCCAAACACACTCGAAAAATGAGGGAAAATATATCCAAAATTGTTGCAACTCTAAAAAGAAGTTCGGAAATTAATTTCATAGATGAATATGTCCAACAACTCTAGAAAAAAAGTTGTGTAAGTCTATAAGTTGGtgaaattgaataaataattaataaatgaattgAATTAGGTGTATAGCTTGTCTGCACTGTCAAATTAAAGTCACTTGCAAGACAAGTTCACGCCTCTAGCACTAGCAAGTCTAATTTGACAACCTTGTAAAcaaacgacaacaacaacatgttcACGGTATTCACACGAGTGGAATCTGGAGATAATAGAGTGTACAGATAAATTATATTCTTAGTTATTACTACAAATATATGCATAAGACCACCGGAATTAACAATTATAAAAAACTGAAAACTTATACAACTGTGAAAAATTAGAGATGTTAGAGTTAATAAGAAAGACAAGAACTGAAAATTGACGCGAACCATTATAAATAAATTACTACTATTGTTAAGTGAACAAGTGATGTCAATGAAGAAAGATACAGACGAATATACTGATTGATAACAACGTTTTATTGACACATCTGTTGACCATGCCACAAGATCCCCATGGATTTGATTTTATAATGACAGTGTCATCATTTGAGGTACACAGTGTCATCATTTGAGGTACTAAGTTCATGACAATGAAAATGGGAGTAGAAGTCAATCTCTTTGGTGGATGCTATATTCAACTTATGAGTTAATACTAATAACTTTTATctcagaaagtcactcaactttattTTGTAATACAAAAATTACTCAATTAATGGTATTTATCTCATAAAGTTATTTAACTTTATTTTGTAACAAtatagtcactcaactttgtcaGTTCACCTTCAAAGTCACTCAATTATTGTTATTTCACCTACAAAGTTACTCAATCAATTTAAGCGATATTTTCAGTAGATATTGCTGACGTGGAAAATTTTTAAAgccaatttttttcaaactaaaaaactatttattttgattaacCATTAATTGACCCGTCTTTTATTTTACTAGAATGAATcgctttttattttcttttaaaatggTTTTAAGAAATTTCCACATCAGCAATATCTACCGGAAATATCGCTTAAACTGTTTGAGTGACTTTGTAGGTCAAATTGtaatagttgagtgactttgtaGAACTGATAATAGTTGAGTAACTTTTTAGTtacaaaacaaagttgagtCACTTTCTAAGATAATTACCAttagttgagtgatttttatgttacaaaataaattaagtgactttttgaaataaaaaccGTTGGTCCAAATTTTGACTTTAATGGCCAAAGAAGTATATTTCCCTAAAgcatacaaaataaataaattaccaTGTAACCATAGAATAGGCCACTTTGATTATGCATTAATCATCCTACAACTTAATAAGATTAAATTGATAACTGATTGAGCGcgcttttaatttctttctcctACTCTTAATTACTTCACCTCGTGAATACTTCTTGATTGTCTCTATATAACACTTTtgaccaccaacaacaacaatctcaACTTCTGAACCTGTCTACCTAAAATGGCTACTGCCTCTTCCTCAAAAGTCAAATTCTTATCAAGCAACACTGAAATCCATTGAATTGAGCACCATCCGAATGGTACTTTTTGAgcatcaaaatatgaaatacaGGGTGAACATCGGACCCCATTAGTGGGTCTGAGGAGgataggatgtacgcagaccttacccctacctttgtggggcgGAGACATAACACTCTTAATCACCTAAGAGAATTAACTATTTATAATGTCTCGAGCGGTAAAAGAATCTATCCTAAAATTATTCATGTCaaatacaataacaacaacacgtCATACTTAGTGTAATTCTATAAGTGAGGTATGGGGAGAGTGGTGTGTACGCaaccttatccctaccttgtgaagttagagaggttgtttccgatagaccatCAGATCAAgtaatgcatatcaaaaatcaaGTAGGCAAAGCAAATACATTAGTGAAGGAGCCACACTGAAAACAACGGAGAAGAGAACAGTAGCAATAACAAATAATAAGGTAACCAAAGTAAAGGAAACAATAGGTAATACTAAAATCAAGAATAAGATAGTATAAGAGTAATGATAGCAACACTGAAATAGAAACTAGACAATGCCCGACTACTTACTAAACATCTATCCTAATCCTTGACCTTCGTATCTTTTCATAAACTCTTGAATGAATAGGGGGGCAAGATTATTGTGTAGGGCGATCAAGAGCACTCTGCAAGTCGCGAACGGTTTGAGTATTGTAGGAGTAAAGTTTGAGGAGGTTACTCGTAAGATGAGAATGAGGAGAGCGACCGGACCAGACGAGATCCCGATGAACTTTTGAAATAGCGCAGTATGGAGTGGCTAATTGAGTTGTCAAATGaggaattaaaattaaaagatcaATATCCATCAAACATATTTTTTGCCAAACAAGGGAAGAACAAAGATCACCAAAAACTCCCTTCACTCATTTCATAAGTTGGACCACCAAAACAAGAAGATAATAAACAGTAAAGAAATTGAAGGGTGTAATACACACACAatataaaaggaagaaagaggCGCAAACCTTAGAAACAAATTCAAACTCACACAAACAACAAAGATTGTGCATGTTTGACATGAGTCAAAGACTTTGAAGTTCCACATCATACTCACGACTCACTTTCCTcgttcctcttcttcttttgtcttTCCCTCAACCACCActgatcataacaacacaaacaaactgaATGGAGAAATCAAGAATGTAACGTAACCCAACTTCGATTTCTCCGAGAAAACCAAACACCTATTTTGCAGAAAGCAATGAATCCTAGTAAAATTGAAGCAGATGATCTATTCCATCATCACTTAGACCCCCATCATCAAATCTTGGATCAATCTCAACCGTCAATTCTTCGTGACGATGAAGATGAACCGTTCTTTTCAGATATCGGGTTTTTCCGCGATGACGATGAAGATGCTGCTAGCCATAGCTCCTCCGATCACCTAATTCAATCGTTACCCCAATTAGACCATCAAAACGACACCGTTTCTCTAAACCCTAACCCTAATTTGATTTTGGGAAACGATAAAAACAAGGGGGAGAAACGCAATCGGGGGTATATAAGCCCGGAATCGCACATTTCATCTCAATTCTACACATTCAATAAGGAATCACATGCCCTGATGATACGTGTCCTCCTCGAAAACCGTGTCGCCACGCCTGATGAAATCCGATCCGTCACATCAGCACCGGTGCTGCAGAGCTGGCGCGTCGTGTGGAAGGATCGAAACGAGGATACAGCGTACCTGACAGCCTGGAAAAGGATCCAGGACAAGCTCGTGGCGAATATCGACCCGTTGAATGGTAATGAATTACTCTGTTTCAAGAATAATAACAGTCAGTTTGTTTCCCATTTTGATCAATGGCATGATATAGTTACAACTTTTCATTGTGATGCGGATTTAAAACATTTGGGGTTGAAAGAAACTGTAGAGAGAATTAAACAGGTTTGGACTGTAGGTGCTAAGTTTTATGGAATACCTGAGAGTTATATTAGGGTCTGTGTTGAAAATTGCCCCGTGTGCTCTGAGTCTGCGCCACGTACTAAAAGGCGTAGGTTTGAGTATACGGAGTCGTTTGATGTACCCGCCAAGGATGTGCCGCTCAGATTACAGCAATTAGCGACGAAGTATAAAGTGGTGTTGTGTATTAGACAGAAATATATAAGGTATAAGCCATTTATGGCTGAGGTTAAAGATTACGCGTGTCATCGAGCGGGAGAGCCTGTGTCCTCGAAGAAATCGAAGATATTAAAGAGGGAGCCTTACGCGTCAAAAAGGTGTGGGTGTGGGTTTCGTATAAGGGCGATAGTTCCTATATCAAATTATAATGAGAAGGATAAGACATTTGTCTATCAGGAGGAAGGGACAGCAGTATTTAAGTTATACGCGGTGCACTCGGGGCATGAACCTGGCCCTTTGGATGGGAATGCAAGAATAATGCATCGAGTTGTTGGGCATAAAGGAGGGTTTTTGATGGATCAGGAAACAGTGTATGGGATGGGCGATGAAGCAGAAAATGGAGATTTTGGGTTCCTTGGGAAGGACGGTGGAGATCTGCAACATTCGATTTTGCAGCAAATTCAGGAAGCGAGGAATGAGATTGGCCTACTTGAGGGCCAGATCGGGAAAGTTCCTCAGGAGTTATTGTGCTCGGTGTCTCGTGAATTGTTTGATTTTGTGAATAAGCTTAGGAATGTGAGAGAATATGGATCAAAGTCAGCTGGATTGCTCTCAGATAAGCCGATCTCGGATGATCTACTGGTAGGGGAAAATGATTTGGCAGATTGGGGTGCGCATCATCATCGCATTTTTGAGGACGGCAAGGATGCAGAGCTcattgatgaagatgaagacaGCTTTGGGAGAACACTTGGGGAGGTTGCATCTTGGGATCAGATAAGGTCAGATTGTAGGAATGAGAAGGATCTGCTGGGTGAGTCTTGTAAATCAGAGAAACCATTGGAATGCAATGAATTTGATCAGAAGCGCATTCTTGACTGTGGGAATTCTAAACTGACCAAGCCCTTAAGGCATGATGACAGTATAGATACAGATGTAGGTTTCGTTGTAGAGAACTTCTACCCAGAGAACCCTAAATGGTTTGATTCTCCCTGTGAACTGGACTCGCACACAGATTGTGTTGACAGCCGATTCAAGCCTGGGGAGATTGTTTAGAGATCTTACAGCTGGTGACCCACTCTAACTTAATTTGAGTCTTTTTCGCTCCATTTTTCATGCCATAATGTTAGAGGTGGGTTGTATATTTGTGTAAACAAAAGGTTGAAATATCTGGCAGCCTCTTTGTTGTCTTTGCTGTTGTATTTCTGTAAAGTACAGCCTGTGGGCTTCTTTGCACATAGATTAGATAGTTACTTGACTTGTCATAAATTCTCAAAACTTAAACTTGGTTTCCGTATCTGAGTTAGTGATTACCTTTATTATCTTGCATTTATCGTATATATTTCTGctctattgattttatttatgagATGCATATAGCTGATAATTACTACTGAATCTACCTGTGCTTCTGTTTTGTCATTATAATTATCCTAAAACGATTTCTTTATGCAGTCTCTTAGGGAAAAATTGGAGTTCTATAAACATATAACTTAACCATCTTGCTACAGATAAACTTAACCATCTTGCATATATCTGTAGCATTGTAGAGTGACATTAAACATAATTTGGGATGTtctggaaaggaagaaagtcacataaataggaaaaagaaaatctaaTTAATACTGTAGATTACAGGTGGCTTGTTACATTATACCTTTTTGCTTCAAGAAGCCTTACCTGGGACATGAATTGTGAAGACTTGTTAATCTCGCTTGATTATCAGCCGCACTACCCTAGTTAGGGATCCAGGACAGGGCCAGGATCGTTAACTGACCTACTTCCTTGGACCATCCTGTTCACACTGCATAAACCAGTGAGTGCTTTTAAAACCATTGTTCCTGTGACTGTGGATGGTGAgttttttcttgaacacttctgGAAATATTGCTCCTATGACAGGAATGTAAAAGATAAGCATGATATCTCTGAATGCACTCTGTTGAAGGTTGTTTGTTTCACAATTTAGATAGAACTTGCAAACCTATCTCCAGTTGAAATGACGTTCGACAGGCAAGGATTTCCTTTTTATGGAAGAATTGGAGTTCTTTGTTCAGTTTTAAAGTGATTAATTTTAAATTGGAGTATGGTGAGATTTGAAAAGTATGCTATCTTTGAAGACGTcgcaatatttttaaaaataccataatttattttagaagTGTTGACCTAAGTGCTCCTCCAACTGGTTGTTATCCTTAGAAGCTTGATTACTATTTTTGCATAATGGAGATGTCTTGATGAATTTCATTGAATTAGTTGTCTGATACCCGTTAATTTCAAACTCACATTTGCCTTTCAGTCATGCTAAAACCGAAAGTATCCTTCTTATTTCCCCTAGCATGCATACTTatcccaaaaagaaagaaagaaaatcaagTATATAAATTTTGACTTCTTCTTTGTGAACTATTGATGCTAACTAAAGAATGAGGACAGTGataatttgaattttcaaataACGACCAAGATTGACTAAGTCTGTTTATATTAGCTGTATTAATTTAGGATTAAGATGATCTCTTTAGCGAACTCTCTCTTGTGTTTATTTAAGAATGTAATCCGAAGTGGTTGTTATGCCTGTCTCTGCCATATTTGTGAATATTATTCGCTGCCATAAGCAATTGGTGGGTAGTAATGGTATTGAAGAAAATCCCTAGAAGACCATAAGTTGTGATTGGTCCGAAATCCTGTGAATTAATAGAGTGGCTAAGTAGATTAATATGAATATCGTGACTCATGAAGCGTCTCATCGTAAACCAGTTGTTGCTGATACCTCcttctcttttccttcttccaCAACTAGAGCTCGGAGATTAACAAAATGTTGGAGAATGTGGCAAAAAGTTCTAgttcttcattttttatgtttttccctttttgatgaaGGTGGCAAAAGCTTCTAGTTGGAGATGACAATTTGGATCTCTATGAAGTCACAATTTCTTTGGATTGTTGATGACCTTAGTGTTGATGTATGAATGATGGATTATATTTTTGGCTTCTGAGTGAGATTGAACAGGGTTTCATGAAATGATACTATTCCCCTCGTTCTTTTTATCTTAGATTACTTTCATtctttaaacaattaaataaagtcaaaaagtaCATACATATACTAACTACATTATATACGATATTCTGAAAAAAAAGGATTATACACATACAGCGAGTCTTTAGCTAAAAAAAGAATGAGTGTGTCATATGTCGAGGTTCGAATATTCTAGTAGAAAGCGTGATAAAGCACCCTTCTTATAATGGTTTGAAATCATCATGTAAATAGATGTCTGTAGTTTATTCTCTTGAGGATAACTCAACAAgctttgaccaaaaaaaaaaaaaaaaaaattaatatagcGATATAGAATTTCGATTTATCACAATTCTAATACCAATTCTAATACTAATATTATTAAATAGTGTAATCAACTCATCTTGATTGGAAAAAGAAGGATAAAACTCTAGCTTATTCAGGATTTGTTTTGGTCAAGTTCTAGTTTGACTTGTTTGCTCTAAAATCTAAGTCCTTTTTCAGAAACAAGggaaattttggagaagatgagaCTGATTTTCATTCAATACATATGATTATGTATCCTGATGCGATATGATCTTGTTTATGCGTTATGACACAATAATAACAGGTATATGCAAACCTCATTGATATTTTGAGAATCAGTAAAATTTATCCAATTTAGGTGAGaactctttattttcttgaaagaaGAGTCTCAATCTAAGTACAGAGTATTTACAATTGTGTCTACTTATTTGAACTCCTGATACGTTGTTATCAGTGAAGAGACCTGTTCTGACTATGTACTAAAATCACTAGGATTCTTTTTGGACAGTTTTGGCAAAATTAAATGCCGTCAATCTCTAAACTTTGGACACATTTTTGGAATTTCTTTTAAAGCCATTAATAATACTAATGATCAAATCCATTAGGCATCCCTGGTGTGAAAGCAATCTGTGAATATATGATTTGTCATACAACTTTAAAAGTTGTGACGGTGTGGTTGAGATTCTCTTGGTGTGGTTGAGATTCTCTTGTATTTATCGTGTATGTTGCTGCTCCATTGATTTTATTTCTGAGACGCATATAGCTGATAATTTACTACTGAATCTACCTGTGCTTTTGTTTCGGCATTATAGTTATCCCAAACGATTTCTATATGCAGTCTCTTACGGAAAAGTTGGAGTTCTATAAACACATTACTAAACCATCGTGCATGTATTTGTAGCGTTTGTAGAATGGCATTAAACAAATTTTGGGAAGTTCAGAAAAGGAAGAGTGTGGCATAAATAGGAAAAGAATAATAGCTAATCAATACTTTAGATTACAGGAGACTTGTTCCATAATACCTTTTGGCTTCAAGAATCATTACCTTTTTTGTTCATACTCCGTACTTTGTTAGTAAACCTGGGATATGAATTGTAAGGCTTGTTGATCTTTTTTAATTATCAGCAACGCTACTCTAATTTTCAACAAgctttgaccaaaaaaaataacTCGACTTTCGCTAATCAACTCATTTTGATAtggaaaaagaataaagaaggcAAGGATAAAAATCTTAGTGTTCTGCTCTAAATCTAAGTCCTATTTCAGAAACAAGGGAAATTTTGGATAAGATGAGCTGTGTGATGTTCGTTCAGTACATATGATTGTGTATCCTGATATTGTTTATGTGCTATGATACAATAATAACAGGCATATGCAAACCTCGTTGATATTTTGGGAATCAGTAAAATTTACCCAATTTAGGTAAGAACTCTTTGTATTTAAAATAGTGTTACTTATTTGAATTCCTGATACATTGGTATCAATGAAGAGATATCTTTTGACCATATACTAAAATCACTAGGATTCTTTTTGGAAAGTTTTGGCATAATTAAATGCCGTCAATCCTAAACATTGGACACATTTTTGGAATTTCTTTTAAAGCCATTAATAATACTAATGATCAAATCCATTAGGCATCCCTGGTGTGAAAGCACTCTGTGAATATCTGATTTGTTATACAACTTTAATAAGTTGTGACGGTGTGGTTGAGATTCTCCTGCCATTGGTGCTGGAGAGATTTTTATTGGTTTGCTTGTAAAAAAACTCTTTCCAGTCAACTCTTGAGTTAGTTCCAGATTTGCTATTGTGGAAAATGGAAATGACAGATCTTCATACTAAAGTTGTTTTTGCCTAAGAAAGACACAATCAATGTGTTCACACTACTGAGCATAAGTTGCTAAGTTTAGCCTCGAGTTCTGAAAGCAGTCGTGTGGTGACGACCTCTTAAGCTGCTAGCAAACA encodes:
- the LOC132064035 gene encoding uncharacterized protein LOC132064035; amino-acid sequence: MNPSKIEADDLFHHHLDPHHQILDQSQPSILRDDEDEPFFSDIGFFRDDDEDAASHSSSDHLIQSLPQLDHQNDTVSLNPNPNLILGNDKNKGEKRNRGYISPESHISSQFYTFNKESHALMIRVLLENRVATPDEIRSVTSAPVLQSWRVVWKDRNEDTAYLTAWKRIQDKLVANIDPLNGNELLCFKNNNSQFVSHFDQWHDIVTTFHCDADLKHLGLKETVERIKQVWTVGAKFYGIPESYIRVCVENCPVCSESAPRTKRRRFEYTESFDVPAKDVPLRLQQLATKYKVVLCIRQKYIRYKPFMAEVKDYACHRAGEPVSSKKSKILKREPYASKRCGCGFRIRAIVPISNYNEKDKTFVYQEEGTAVFKLYAVHSGHEPGPLDGNARIMHRVVGHKGGFLMDQETVYGMGDEAENGDFGFLGKDGGDLQHSILQQIQEARNEIGLLEGQIGKVPQELLCSVSRELFDFVNKLRNVREYGSKSAGLLSDKPISDDLLVGENDLADWGAHHHRIFEDGKDAELIDEDEDSFGRTLGEVASWDQIRSDCRNEKDLLGESCKSEKPLECNEFDQKRILDCGNSKLTKPLRHDDSIDTDVGFVVENFYPENPKWFDSPCELDSHTDCVDSRFKPGEIV